Sequence from the Longimicrobium sp. genome:
GGAGCTGCTGGAGCGCTTCCGCGACCACCGCGTGCAGGTGATCGTGCGCCGCTCGCGCTGGGAGCTGGGGCGCGCGCGGGACGAGGCGCACGTCGTCCGCGGCCTGCTGGTGGCGCTCAGCCACATCGACGAGGTGGTGCGCATCATCCGGGGGTCGCGCACGCGCGAGTCGGCCGCGCGCAAGCTGGAGAAGGAGCTCCGCCTCGACGAGCGCCAGTCCGACGCCATCCTCAACATGCGGCTCTCCAGGCTCACCCAGCTGGAGGGCCGCGAGCTGCGCGACCGGCTGGACGAGCTGGACCGCGCCATCGCCGGGCTGGAGGCGGTGCTGGCGAGCCCCGAGCGGCAGCTCGACCTGGTGCGCCAGGAGCTGCGCGCGGTGGCCGAGCGCTACGCCGACCCCCGGCGGACGAAGATCTTCGAGAACGAGAAGGCGGTGAAGATCGAGGACCTGCTCGCCTCGGAAGAGGTGGTGGTCACCGTGAGCCGCGAGGGGTACGTCCGCCAGATCCCCATGGCCGTCTACCAGCGCAACATGACCGCCGGCCGCCGCCTGTCGCTCGACCGCTACGAGGGCGACTATGTGGCGCGCGCCTTCGTGGCGCAGACCGACGACACGCTGCTGGTGTTCTCCACCGACGGGCGGGCGTACGCGCTCCCGGTGCGCGACGTCCCCGAGGCGGGCGGCTCGTCGCGCGGCAAGGGGCTGCACCAGATCTTCGAGCTGGGGAAGAAGGCGCGCGTGGCCGCCGTGCACCTGGTGCACGAGTGGCGCTCCGACCGCATGGTGCTCTTCGCCACGGCGGACGGGACGGTGAAGCGCACGCCGCTGGACCAGTACGCCAACGCCCGCTCCGGCATCGAGGCGGTCAAGCTGACGGCGAAGGACCAGGTGGTCGACGTGCGCGTCACCGACGGCGAGGGCGAGGTGGTGCTGGCCGGCCGCGGCGGGCGCGCCATCCGCTTCGCCGAGGCCGAGGTTCCGGTGCAGGGGCGCGTCTCGCAGGGCGTGCGGGGGATCAAGCTCAAGGACGGCGAGGCGCTGGCGGGGATGCTGGTTGCCCGGCACGAGGGCGGCGAGGCGTGCCTGGTGACCACGCGCGGCTGGGCCAGGCGCGTCCCCCTGGACGAGCTGGCCGTGCAGGGCCGCGGCGGGATGGGGACGGTGCTGCTCGCGCCCACGAAGGAGACCGGCGACCTCGTGGCGCTGCGCGAGGTGCACGCGGGCGAAGACCTGATGGCGGTGACCACCTCCGTCCGCCTGCTGCGCCTGAAGCCCGACTCGGTCCCGAAGAGCGGCCGCGCGGGCGAGCCCGAGAAGGTGCTCGCCTTCCCCGGCCAGGAGCGCATCGTGGAGGTCACCCCCGTCGCCGAGCGCGAGGCCGCCACCGGCGAGGGCGACGAGGACGCGGGCGCCACCGCGCTCACCATCGACGTCGGCGGCCCGAGCGGCCCCGGGGGCAACGGCTCCTCCACCGCCCCCCCGGCCGTCGAGCCGAGCCGTTCGGAATCGAGCGCGGACGATCGCCCGAAGGCTGCCGGCGAGGAGCTGGACCTCTTTGGTTGAGGTGGCCGGTTCGTGTACACCCGACGCCCCCACCGCCGTCATCCTGACGCCGGCCAGACCGGACTCGCATCGTGCTCGAATGCCGGCAGGCCGAAGGATCTATAGCCGGCACCCGCGCGAAAGACGGCTGTCGGCGCGGTGGCCGTCCATAGATCCTTCGGGCGCACAAGCAATTGCGCGAACGCGAGTTCGGTGCGATGCGCCCTCAGGATGACATCGTTTGGGAGTGACGGCGTAAACGGCCGCGGTGGACTGCACCGCGGCCGTTGCGCTTGACGGACCATCCGTTCCCGGTCTGTTACCTGGGTAACAATGTACCACCTATGACGAGGCGAGAACGATGGCGGATGCGCGGATCACGGTGGAGCGGGTGCAGCTCGGCGTGCGGATGGAGAAGCGGATGGTGAAGGTGCTCAAGGCGCTGGCCGAGTACCACGACCTCTCGCTGGGCGACCTGCTGGAGGGGATCGTCCTGCACGCCTTCGAGAACCGGCCGCCCTTCGGCGACGGGAGCCTGGAGCTGGTGCGCAAGCTCAAGGACGTCTACGGGATGGGCTACGGCAGCGAGGCCGCCCACCGCTTCCGGGAGGCGAAGGATGGCTGAGCACGCGGCCGCGCTCCTCGACGCGGCGGAGGCGCACGACTTCGAGCCCGTGCACGTGGTCAGGAGCGCCCGCATCCGGCTGGACGGCCCGCCGGAGCGCGTCTTCCCGCTCTTCACGCCCGTAGGCGAGCGGGCCTGGGTGCCGGGGTGGTCGCCGCGCTTCCTGTGGCCCGCGGACGGCGAGGCGCGCCGGGGCACCGTGTTCCTGACGCGCGCCGCCGGCGAGCAGGCCACCATCTGGACGGTGACGGCGTACGAGCCCCACCGCCGCGTGACGTACGCGCGCATCACCCCCGGCTCGCGCGCGGGGATCGTGGAGGTGCGCTGCGGGCGGACGCCACACGGCCGCACCGTCGCTCGCGTCACCTACACGTTCACCGCGCTCTCGCCGCGCGGCAACGACTACCTGCGCGCCTTCACCGAAGAAGAGTTCCGGCGCTACGTCGGCGGCTGGGAGGCGGCCATCAACACCCACCTGGCCGGCGGCGCCCCGCCGATGGAGGACTGAACGAGCAGCCAGACTGTCAACCCAGCATCACACGGAGTCAACGGAGAACAAACCAGGGGGCCTCCGTTAACTCCGTTGACTCCGTGTGAGACCTGTTGTTCGAATCTCGCTCAATGAAAGGGCGGGCCGCGCTCGGCGGCCCACCCTCCTTGATTTCGATCGCCGAACCGGATGCTCAGTTCGGGCGTCCGCCGAGCGTGGCCACGTCCTGGGTGCGCAGGGGCCGGCCCGCGGCCAGCAGGTCCAGCACCCGGTCGGGCGCGGGCTGGTACTTGAGCGCGGTGGCGCGCATCCCCAGCAGCAGGTTCACCGTCACCAGCGTCCCCGGCACCTCGGAGCGGTCGAGCATGGCGGCCAGCTGGGCGCGGGTGTTGTCCTGGAAGTTGCGCGCGACGATCACCAGCGCGTCGGGCATCTCGTCCACCGCCGCCCGCACCGCGTCGGCCGCGGCCCCGCCGATGGTCCACTGCACCGCCGGGTACGCCAGCACGATCCCCTCGCGCTCGCCCAGCGTGAAGCGCACCGCCCCCTCGGGCCCCACCTCCTCCAGCCGCGCGTTGCCGGTGAGGTCCTCCATCACCCGCCCGATGCGGCTCCTGAACTCCTCGGCCACCGTGGGCCCCTTGAGCGACAGGCTGCGCAGGCTCTCGGCGAACCAGCGGTCCGCGTCGAAGTGGCGGAAGCAGGGGAGCAGCCGCGCGGCCGTGGAGCGGTCCACCCACCCGGTGGCGGCCAGCGCGTCGAGGAGCGCGCCGCCCTCCAGGTGCGGGGCGCGCGAGGCCACCGCGCGGAGCGCGTGCTCCATGCGCGTGTTCTCGTCGCCCGTCTGCGCCATGAAGGCGGGGACCGGGATGCGGAGCGCGGAGAGGTTGCCGAACCAGATCATCTACTTCGCGTGGGCTGCTGCCGTGGCTTCGGTTGTCGTGGGAATTTCGCGTTGGACGATGGGGCAAAGCCGCCCTCGCGTCAAGGGAAATCGCGAAATCCGGGCCCGGGCGCCCGCGGCCCCGGCGCTTGACACGCGGGGGCCGCCCCGCAAATTCCCCCCGTCCTCATGGCCGTCCCATTCCTCCTCCGGGAGAGCCCGTGCGCCACCTCGCCACCGCCGCCCTGCTGCTGGCCCTCGCCGCCTGCAAGGTGGAGCGCACGCCCCCCGGGTTTTACAAGGAGCGCGACCCCGGCCGGGTGGAGCAGCAGGACGCCGCCGGCGAGATCCGCGTGCGGGTGCGCAGCTTCGCCGACGGGCTCGGGCGCGGCGACCGCGCCGACGCCGTGGACGCCCTCTACCCGCTGGACCTGGCGCAGGTGGTCGGCGTCGACGGCAACGCCCGCCTCACCCGCCTGGGGCCCGTGGGGCTGCGCCAGGCGCTCGACAGCCTGAGCCTCCCCGCGCCCGCCGTGGCCAGGACCCCCGACCTGGCGGTGCAGGTGGGGCTCAGGGAGGGGATGGGGTGGTTCTCCACCCACCTGGAGCTGCTCCCCACGGGCGCGCCGGCGCGCGAGCCGCTGTGGCTCAGGGCCTCGGGCGTCTTCACCCGCGACCGCGGGGCGTGGCGCCTGGCCCAGCTCCACCTCTCGCGCGCCTGGCAGCCCCCCGACACCACGTCCGCCGACACCACCCGGGCCGACTCCGCGGCGGCGGACACGGCGGGGAAAGACGAAACGGAATGACTCTCACAGAGGGCACAGAGGACACGGAGGAACAGCGGATGAAGTTCTCCGTGTCCTCCGTGTCCTCTGTGAGAGCCTGCCGTTTTCCCTACTCTTCCCCGGCAGCGGCGGCCGCCGAGTCGGCCCTGGGGCGCAGCTCGGGCGGGAGGCGGATCGGCTCGGGCTCCTTCTCCCAGTCCAGCGGACGCGTCATGGGCGCGTAGTCGATGCCGGGCTGGAAGGCGAGCGGCTCCGCCATCGCCGCGCGGAACGCCGCCTCGTCGATCATCCTCATCATCAGCATGCGGCGCAGCACCTCGTTGCGGCGGGCGCCCACCGCCCCGGGGAGCGCCTCGGGGTCGGTGATGCGCGGCGGCAGGAGGATCCCCGCCAGCGTGGCCGCCTCGCCCAGCGTGAGCTGCCGCGGGTCCTTGCCGAAGTAGTCCTCCGCCGCGTGCCGCACCCCGTAGATCCGCCAGTCGCCCGTGGTCTGGCCCAGGTAGATGCGGTTCAGGAAGAACTCCAGCGCCGCGCGGCGGGAGAGCTGCGCCTCCACCAGCGGCACCATCGCCGCCCGCCACGCCTGGTCGCCCACGCCGCTCCCCAGCCGGTGCACCTGCGCCACCAGGTCGCGGGTGAGCAGCGGCCGCACCTCCTTGCCGTACGAGGGCGTGCGCTGGAACCCCGACGTGTCCACCACCGCCAGGAACGCCTGCACCACGTGCGGCGGCAGCTGGTTCAGGCGCACCCAGTCGGGCCGGCGCAGCGAGCGCCGGTACTGCCCCAGGAAGCCGTCCTGCAGCCGTTGCTGCGCGAAGAAGGCGAACACGCCCATCCCCACCACCAGCAGCCCGCCGATGGCCAGCAGCACGATGAGCGAGCCGCGGTGCTTCCCGCCGAAGCCGCCCGGCTCGGGCTCGCGGGTCCACTTGCCGGCCCGCGGTGCCCCGCCCAGCTTCTTCGCCTTCGCCTTTCCGAGCCTCATGCCAGCTTCGCCGGGTCAGTCGGTGGATGCCGCGCGGACGCGCCTGCCGAAACCGCGAACTGCCTGGACTGCCGCGTTGGGCGTGTCCCCCGTGCCGGGGGCCGGGCTGCGCGCGCGGTAGGGCACGATACGACTGTGCCCAACCGCGCCGGGCCCCGGTCGCGCCCAACCCCACGGCGCGCCCGTGTCCCGGCCCTCCGGGCGCGCATCCCTCACGCAACTGCAGGCAACAGGGAAAGGAACAGCAGCCCCGGTCCCCGTCGCTTGCGCCCGACAGCCGGGCGCGGAGGGGCAAAAACTATTCCCCGTGCGGTGTTTGCGCGAGCCCGCCCGGTTGCGTCCGACCTCCCGCGCCGTTAGCCTTCAGCGCGCGCGAAAGCGAACGTACTCCCGTACTTTCGCACTTTCGCACTCACGCACTTTCGCACTTTCGCACTGCGTTGGTCGAACAGAACTACTTCCGCCGCGGCTTCGGGCTCCGCAAGGAGATCGAGCCGCTGATCCGGTCCGAGTACCACAGCGCGCTCGTGGACCGCGTCCGCGCGCGCGGCTACCAGGACCACTTCGGCGAGGGCGAGCGGCGCCTCACCGTGCGCCTGGCCGAGGAGTTCGGCTTCTGCTACGGCGTGGACCGCGCCGTCGACTACGCGTACGAGACGCGGCTCAAGTTCCCCGACCGGCGCGTCTTCCTGCTGGGCGAGATCATCCACAACCCGCACGTCAACCGCCGCCTCACCGAGATGGGGGTGGTCTTCCTCTACCCCGACGAGGAGGGCCGCTTCGACTTCGCCTCGCTGGGCCCCGAAGACGTGGTGATCCTCCCCGCCTTCGGCGCCACCGTGGCCGACTTCGACCGGCTGAAGGAGGTGGGCTGCGTGCTGGTGGACACCACCTGCGGCAGCGTGCTGAACGTGTGGAAGCGCGTGGACCAGTACGCCCGCGACGGCTACACCGCGCTCATCCACGGCAAGCACCACCACGAGGAGACGCGCGCCACCGCCAGCCAGGTGTACCGCTGGCCCGAGGGGCGCTTCATCGTGGTGCGCGACATGGCCGAGGCGCGCCTGGTGATGGACTACCTCGAGCGGAAGCCCGGCGCCCTCACCCGCGAGCGGTTCCTGGAGCACTTCCGCGGCAAGACCTCGCCCGGCTTCGACCCCGACCTGCACTTGGAGAAGATCGGCGTCGCCAACCAGACCACCATGCTCTCGGGCGACTCGCTGGCCATCGCGGCCGAAGTGGGCAGGGCCGTCGAGCGCCGCTGGGGGGGCGAGCCGGGCTTCGACCCGGCGGCGCGCTTCCGCTCGTTCGACACCATCTGCTCGGCCACGCAGGAGCGGCAGGACGCGGTGGTGAAGCTGGTGACCGACCCGGCCACGCGCCCCGACGTGATGCTGGTGATCGGCGGCTACAACTCGTCGAACACCAACCACCTGGCGGTGATCTGCGCGCGCCACGCCGTGACCTACCACATCGCCGACGCCGCCTGCATCGACCCGGCGCGGGGCACCATCCGCTTCAAGCCGAGCGGCGCCCCCGCCGGCGCCCCCGAGCTGGAGGCCGAGGACTGGCTCCCGGGCGGCCCCGTGGTGGTGGGCCTCACCGCCGGCGCCTCCACCCCCAACAACAAGATCGGCGAGGCGATCGAGCTGCTGCTCGCCACCCGCGGCATCGAGCTGGAGCCCGAGGCCGTGGCGGCGTGAACCCCGAGTGCGAAAGTGCGTGAGTGCGAAAGTGCGAAGTAGACGGCGCACCACGCGGAGATCGGAGTCCAGAACGCAGCGAGGCGGGGCGGCCATTCAGGCGCCCCGCCTCGATCATCCTGTCAGCCTTCGGCACGACTAACGGCAACCGATCACCCGTGCCGTGCTGTTCCACTTTCGCACTCTCGCACTTCGCACTTCTGTACTGTCTACTCTGTTCCCTTCCTGACCTAGAAAGAGCGCTCCGCGGTCGCGCGCGCGCCGGCCTCCTCGGCGGTGCCCACCAGCTCGGGGAAGATCGCGCGGAAGACGGCGAAGAGCTCCGGGTCGAACGAGCCCTCGTCGTTCTCCATGATCTCCAGCGCCTCCTCGGGCGAGAGCTGGCGGCGGTAGCTGCGCGCCGTGGTCAGGGCGTCGAACACGTCGGCGATGCGCAGGATGCGCGCGGGGAGCGGGATCGCGTCGCCCGCCAGCCGGTCGGGGTAGCCCTTCCCGTCCCAGCGCTCGTGGTGCGAGCGCACCATCGGGCGGATGTCCCAGGGGAACTCCACCGGCGCCAGCATCTCGTCGCCGATCACCGTGTGGCGCGCCATGATGGCGAACTCCTCCTCGGTGAGCTTCCCCGGCTTGTTCAGGATCTCCTCGGGGACCTCGGTCTTCCCCAGGTCGTGCAGGAAGGCGCCCATCCGGAACCACACCAGCTCGCGCTCGGTGAGCCCCACCTCGACGGCGATCCGGCAGGCGTACTCGGCCACCCGCTCGCAGTGGCCGCTGGTGTAGCGGTCCTTGGCCTCGATCGACTCGCCCCAGAAGCGCACCAGCGAGAGGAAGTCGGCCTCGAGCTGGTCGATGCGCTCGGCGATGTCGGCCTGGGCCGTCCTGGCCTGCAGCCCGATGAAGAGCGCGTGCGAGCGGTTGAGCGCCTCCAGCGCCTCGCGGTTGCGGTTGAGCGCGCGCAGCACCAGGGCCAGCTCGCGCTGCGCTTCAGCCTCGTAACGCGGGTACAGCGCCTCGGAGGCCAGATAGATCGACTGCCGCAGCGAGTTCTCGGCCAGGTGCAGCCGGCCCGCGGTGCGGTAGATGATCCCGTAGGCCTTCATCGCCTCGGCCTGGCCCTCCAGGTTGCCGACGCGGCTGTAGGTCTCGAACGCCTCGTCGCAGCTCGCCCGGGCGTGGTCCGGCTGGCCGAGCGCCAGGAAGAGCTCGGTCCGGTTCATGTGCACGTCCCCGGCGATCATCACGTCGTCGATCCGCTCGCAGATCTCCAGCGCGCGCCGGAAGTAGTCGTCCGCCTCCTCGAGCTTGCCCTGCGACACGTTCAGCACGCCCAGGTTGGTGAGCGTGGCCGCGCACCAGCGGTCGGCGCCGGCGCGGGTGAGGCTCTCCAGGCCGGCCTGGTAGCGTGCCTCGGCTTCCACCAGGTCGCCCCGCACGCTGGCGAGGATCCCCAGGTTCTGCTCGACCTCGCCGGTGATGTTGTCGTCGCCCTGCTCGCGGGCGATGGCGCGGGCGCTCAGGAGCGCCTCCTCGGCACCTTCCAGGTCGCCGCGGCTGTAGCGGAGAATGCCCAGGCCGTTCAGCGCCCGGGCGGCGTGGAGCGGCTGGTGGTGCAGCTCGGCCAGCACCAGCGCCAGTTCGAACAGCTCCACCGCTTCCGCGGTCCGCCCGGCCTGGCGCTGGCTGTGGCCCAGCTTGGTGACCACCTCCAGGAGGGACTTCGGCGAGCGGAGCTCGACGGCGCGCCGGTAGGCCTCGTCGTACACCTGGAGCGCCAGATCCCATTCGCCGGCGCGCTCCAGGGCGGCCGCGCGCTCGATCAGCGCCACGCAAGCGGGATGAACCTTGTCCGGGGAACGCGTCTCAGACACTGGCGATCACAAAAAAAGCGGGGCGCCGGTCGCGGCGCCCCGCAGGGAAGCGAACCGCTGGGTCAGCCGCCGGCCGCGACGTAGATGGCGGGCTTCGCGGACGGCGGCGCCACCTGGGTGTCGGTGGCATCGTCGGACTGATACCCGTCCGGGCCCGCCGGGTTCTGCGAGCAGCCGCCGATCGCGATGAGGATGCCGGCCGCGGCCACGAGCGACGCGCGCAGGGTGTACTTCGACATGGGTCTGCCTCCTGGGGGGTTGGGGAACGTTTAGGAACGTTTGGGGAACGGTTCCTCGGGGTGGGGTACGGAACACGACAAGTTGTTCACTGTGTGCGCCACAGTGTACAACACTGCACTGGAATCTGTCAACACTTTCGGCCCGTCCCGAAAGTGACCTGCCGTTAGGACGGCAGGCGAGCGCTACCGTGGGGCCATGTTGTATGGCTCCGCCCACGTCGGCGGCCGCTTCGTGCGTTCCCGTGGGATTCCGCCCCGCGGCGCGTCGGGACGGCCCCCGCTCAGTGGTGCGCCGGCGGGCGGGCGAGCACCCGGAAGAGGTGGTTGAGCGTGGCCAGGCTGCACCCCAGGCCGGCGACGGTCAGGAAGAAGCCGGTGAGGAAGTAGGCCACGGCCGCGCCGCCCCGCCCGATCTCGCTCCAGCTCCCCGCGGCCACGAAGGCGGTGACGGCGAGCGCCAGGAGGAGCGCGCCGAGCCCCAGCCCCGTGGCGAGCGCCAGCAGGCGCGCCGCGCTCTCGGGGATGGCGGGCATCCCGATGGCCGAGGGCGAGGTGCGGCGCGGACGCTCCTCCGCCCAGCGGCGGTAGCGCTCACGC
This genomic interval carries:
- a CDS encoding transglycosylase domain-containing protein; translated protein: MRLGKAKAKKLGGAPRAGKWTREPEPGGFGGKHRGSLIVLLAIGGLLVVGMGVFAFFAQQRLQDGFLGQYRRSLRRPDWVRLNQLPPHVVQAFLAVVDTSGFQRTPSYGKEVRPLLTRDLVAQVHRLGSGVGDQAWRAAMVPLVEAQLSRRAALEFFLNRIYLGQTTGDWRIYGVRHAAEDYFGKDPRQLTLGEAATLAGILLPPRITDPEALPGAVGARRNEVLRRMLMMRMIDEAAFRAAMAEPLAFQPGIDYAPMTRPLDWEKEPEPIRLPPELRPRADSAAAAAGEE
- a CDS encoding HD domain-containing phosphohydrolase, with amino-acid sequence MALIERAAALERAGEWDLALQVYDEAYRRAVELRSPKSLLEVVTKLGHSQRQAGRTAEAVELFELALVLAELHHQPLHAARALNGLGILRYSRGDLEGAEEALLSARAIAREQGDDNITGEVEQNLGILASVRGDLVEAEARYQAGLESLTRAGADRWCAATLTNLGVLNVSQGKLEEADDYFRRALEICERIDDVMIAGDVHMNRTELFLALGQPDHARASCDEAFETYSRVGNLEGQAEAMKAYGIIYRTAGRLHLAENSLRQSIYLASEALYPRYEAEAQRELALVLRALNRNREALEALNRSHALFIGLQARTAQADIAERIDQLEADFLSLVRFWGESIEAKDRYTSGHCERVAEYACRIAVEVGLTERELVWFRMGAFLHDLGKTEVPEEILNKPGKLTEEEFAIMARHTVIGDEMLAPVEFPWDIRPMVRSHHERWDGKGYPDRLAGDAIPLPARILRIADVFDALTTARSYRRQLSPEEALEIMENDEGSFDPELFAVFRAIFPELVGTAEEAGARATAERSF
- the gyrA gene encoding DNA gyrase subunit A — encoded protein: MITPTRRERVLPRLIEEEMRESFLDYSMSVIVQRALPDVRDGLKPVHRRILYAMHEAGLAPARPYKKSATVVGDVLGKYHPHGDTAVYDSLVRMAQDFALRYPLVDGQGNFGSIDGDNAAAYRYTEARLSPLATEILADIDRDTVDFVPNFDDRLREPTVLPARVPNLLVNGSSGIAVGMSTNIPPHNLGEVVSAALHLLDHPECTVAELMEHVPGPDFPTGGIIVGVAGIRDAYEKGRGRVVMRARVYKESRRSGREQLVVTEIPYGTNKTRIIEQIAELTRAGRLGDVSDLRDESDRDGMRIVLELKRGANAAKVLTQLFKATALQSTFGVICLALDRGVPREFTLKELLERFRDHRVQVIVRRSRWELGRARDEAHVVRGLLVALSHIDEVVRIIRGSRTRESAARKLEKELRLDERQSDAILNMRLSRLTQLEGRELRDRLDELDRAIAGLEAVLASPERQLDLVRQELRAVAERYADPRRTKIFENEKAVKIEDLLASEEVVVTVSREGYVRQIPMAVYQRNMTAGRRLSLDRYEGDYVARAFVAQTDDTLLVFSTDGRAYALPVRDVPEAGGSSRGKGLHQIFELGKKARVAAVHLVHEWRSDRMVLFATADGTVKRTPLDQYANARSGIEAVKLTAKDQVVDVRVTDGEGEVVLAGRGGRAIRFAEAEVPVQGRVSQGVRGIKLKDGEALAGMLVARHEGGEACLVTTRGWARRVPLDELAVQGRGGMGTVLLAPTKETGDLVALREVHAGEDLMAVTTSVRLLRLKPDSVPKSGRAGEPEKVLAFPGQERIVEVTPVAEREAATGEGDEDAGATALTIDVGGPSGPGGNGSSTAPPAVEPSRSESSADDRPKAAGEELDLFG
- a CDS encoding SRPBCC family protein, with the protein product MAEHAAALLDAAEAHDFEPVHVVRSARIRLDGPPERVFPLFTPVGERAWVPGWSPRFLWPADGEARRGTVFLTRAAGEQATIWTVTAYEPHRRVTYARITPGSRAGIVEVRCGRTPHGRTVARVTYTFTALSPRGNDYLRAFTEEEFRRYVGGWEAAINTHLAGGAPPMED
- a CDS encoding nuclear transport factor 2 family protein, which encodes MRHLATAALLLALAACKVERTPPGFYKERDPGRVEQQDAAGEIRVRVRSFADGLGRGDRADAVDALYPLDLAQVVGVDGNARLTRLGPVGLRQALDSLSLPAPAVARTPDLAVQVGLREGMGWFSTHLELLPTGAPAREPLWLRASGVFTRDRGAWRLAQLHLSRAWQPPDTTSADTTRADSAAADTAGKDETE
- a CDS encoding 4-hydroxy-3-methylbut-2-enyl diphosphate reductase, with the translated sequence MVEQNYFRRGFGLRKEIEPLIRSEYHSALVDRVRARGYQDHFGEGERRLTVRLAEEFGFCYGVDRAVDYAYETRLKFPDRRVFLLGEIIHNPHVNRRLTEMGVVFLYPDEEGRFDFASLGPEDVVILPAFGATVADFDRLKEVGCVLVDTTCGSVLNVWKRVDQYARDGYTALIHGKHHHEETRATASQVYRWPEGRFIVVRDMAEARLVMDYLERKPGALTRERFLEHFRGKTSPGFDPDLHLEKIGVANQTTMLSGDSLAIAAEVGRAVERRWGGEPGFDPAARFRSFDTICSATQERQDAVVKLVTDPATRPDVMLVIGGYNSSNTNHLAVICARHAVTYHIADAACIDPARGTIRFKPSGAPAGAPELEAEDWLPGGPVVVGLTAGASTPNNKIGEAIELLLATRGIELEPEAVAA